A genomic stretch from Hemibagrus wyckioides isolate EC202008001 linkage group LG02, SWU_Hwy_1.0, whole genome shotgun sequence includes:
- the atxn2l gene encoding ataxin-2-like protein isoform X2: MSFRRQNSGPSGRKTSNGPSGSAGMSPTVPGSNTTRQTPGRNRNSVKPPSQSPPVFEGVYNNSRMLHFLTAVVGSRCDVRVKNGSVYEGIFKTLSSRCELAVDAVHKLRTEDGDGCGGGTSVHPRREEITDTMIFSPSDLITMTCRDVDLNYATRDTFTDSAISSSRVNGDHREKVLQRWDGGDSNGENYDLDTDASNGWDASEMFRFNEETYGVKSTYDSSLSMYTVPLERGSSEGFRQREARAARLASEIEASAQYRHRVALENDEGRTEEDKYSAVVRDGGERERGRDSPGFSSSGSREGKYIPLPQRAREREIGASRSDRERGGPSSSLPNRTNRPAPSSSSPRPPLPSGSGQPTPPSDRNSPLSIRGGYSPHQAQCSPPAQPRPLEVGHANPAPHMLPHSLSHPQSLSESARPVNGVSSRTSPKSQRPAQPRTLRTSNSHSSPTVSHSPKPDAPNQDSPLTASTYLDSPKSSTATPIFPVDVNEILSKERTESPASPQEGKGSKAASLQQRSQIEELRKFGKEFRLHSSSSPSNPSTSATPGDPAQPSPTQSTQTDSTPSAEPKTVSPATPTQEHPSDEAGKETSAECPTAATPPSATPTVTPSATPGGVSQSSGTDGQTVVPPQPARTPGREDGRPEAADRVEGVADQVKKSTLNPNAKEFNPAKAPLTMVKPSAAPTTTRPTPPSPSVVLQPPAGQGTIYSPQYLSYISAVPLQGHSVQAPQMYQYAVSTVSQGKYPRAKGSVVAPRPDHNSSAPPMLQAAASAAGPPLVASPYAQSYLQYGQVIPAMPHYAGQPVYSMLQGGARMLSSGGHPQTLGPPGPQYPGQTEGPPGAQQGMYAPQSFSHHSGSMHPPQPSTTPTGSQPPPQHPAPSPGQSGQSGPQPQTLYHSAPLSAPTPPNLPPGHSSPQASYPLPGYSLTGHQPLPHPYSSIGQLTQAHVQGALSGPHHSGGHGHPPMMLLHAAPPPPQQGPGSGPGPQHPTHAPPPPQQGTHQHYTYIGHPPAVQVQPHPPQQLPFHPPGN; the protein is encoded by the exons ATGTCTTTCCGCCGCCAGAAT TCTGGACCAAGTGGCCGCAAAACGTCTAACGGACCTTCGGGATCGGCCGGCATGTCACCGACAGTTCCTGGGAGTAACACTACCAGACAAACCCCTGGAAG gaaCAGAAACTCTGTAAAGCCTCCCTCACAGTCTCCTCCT gtgTTTGAGGGAGTCTACAATAACTCCCGGATGCTCCATTTCCTCACAGCTGTAGTG GGCTCTAGGTGTGATGTGCGGGTGAAGAATGGCAGTGTTTATGAGGGAATCTTTAAGACACTAAGTTCAAGA TGTGAGCTGGCGGTGGACGCCGTGCATAAACTGAGGACTGAGGACGGGGATGGCTGTGGAGGTGGTACGTCTGTACACCCCAGGAGAGAGGAGATCACAGACACAATGATCTTTAGCCCAAGTGACTTGATCACCATGACCTGCAGAGATGTTGACCTCAACTATGctacacgag ACACCTTTACAGACTCGGCAATCAGCTCATCCAGAGTAAACGGTGATCACAGAGAGAAGGTGCTGCAGAGGTGGGATGGTGGAGACAGCAATGGAGAGAACTACGATCTAGATACAGACGCA TCTAATGGTTGGGATGCCAGTGAGATGTTCCGCTTCAATGAAGAAACATATGGGGTGAAGTCCACCTATGACTCAAGCCTCTCAATGTACAC gGTTCCCCTAGAGCGTGGTAGCTCTGAGGGTTTCCGGCAGCGAGAGGCGCGAGCAGCTAGACTGGCCAGTGAGATTGAGGCCAGCGCACAGTACCGCCACAGAGTGGCACTGGAAAACGATGAAGGGAGGACTGAAGAGGATAAGTACAGCGCTGTGGTGCGGGATGGAGGCGAGCGAGAGAGGGGTAGAGATAGTCCGGGCTTCTCCAGCTCTGGGAGCCG GGAGGGCAAATACATTCCCTTACCCCAAAGAGCAAGAGAACGAGAAATTGGTGCATCCAGAAGTgatagagaaagaggaggaccctcttcctctcttcctaaTCGAACAAACAGACCTGCCCCCTCAAGTTCGTCCCCCAGACCACCTCTCCCCTCTGGCAGTGGTCAACCCACACCGCCTTCTGATAGGAACAGTCCATTGTCAATTAGAGGTGGATATTCCCCGCACCAAGCACAGTGCAGCCCACCTGCTCAGCCTCGGCCCTTAGAAGTGGGCCATGCCAATCCTGCCCCACACATGCTTCCTCATTCTCTTTCACaccctcagtctctctctgagTCTGCACGACCTGTTAATGGAG TGTCCTCTAGAACATCTCCCAAATCTCAAAGGCCTGCACAACCCAGAACCTTGCGCACGTCCAACTCTCATTCTTCACCTACAG TCTCACATTCCCCCAAACCTGATGCACCCAACCAGGATTCCCCTCTGACTGCCTCTACCTACCTGGACAGCCCAAAGTCCTCTACCGCCACCCCAATCTTCCCTGTAGATG TGAATGAGATCTTATCCAAGGAGAGGACAGAGAGCCCTGCCAGTCCTCAGGAAGGCAAGGGCAGTaaag CTGCCTCACTTCAGCAAAGGTCACAGATAGAGGAACTTCGCAAGTTTGGGAAAGAGTTCAGA CTTCACTCTAGCTCCTCGCCATCCAACCCTAGCACTTCAGCCACACCTGGTGATCCTGCTCAGCCAAGCCCTACCcaaagcacacagacagactcaaCCCCCTCCGCAGAGCCTAAAACGGTATCGCCTGCAACACCAACACAGGAGCATCCGTCAGATGAAGCAGGCAAAGAAACAAGTGCTGAATGTCCAACTGCAGCCACCCCTCCATCTGCCACACCCACAGTCACACCCTCTGCCACACCTGGTGGTGTTTCCCAGTCCTCTGGTACAGACGGACAAACAGTGGTTCCACCCCAGCCTGCGAGGACACCAGGCAGGGAGGACGGCAGACCGGAGGCCGCGGACAGAGTGGAGGGTGTAGCTGa TCAAGTGAAGAAGTCTACACTAAATCCCAATGCCAAAGAGTTCAATCCTGCCAAGGCACCTCTCACTATG GTGAAGCCTTCTGCGGCCCCCACAACCACACGGCCCACGCCTCCAAGCCCCTCAGTGGTGCTCCAGCCTCCTGCAGGACAAGGAACCATCTACAGCCCTCAGTACCTGAGCTATATCTCAGCAGTACCCTTACAGGGCCACTctgtgcag GCACCTCAAATGTACCAGTATGCCGTGTCTACAGTGAGCCAGGGGAAGTACCCCAGAGCTAAAG GATCAGTGGTTGCCCCTCGTCCAGACCACAACTCCTCTGCGCCTCCTATGCTCCAGGcagcagcatcagcagcagGTCCTCCACTTGTAGCTTCTCCTTATGCTCAGTCTTACCTGCAGTATGGCCAGGTCATCCCTGCCATGCCACACTATGCTGGACAG CCGGTATATTCCATGCTACAAGGTGGAGCCCGTATGTTGAGTTCAGGGGGACACCCTCAGACTCTTGGACCTCCTGGTCCTCAGTACCCCGGCCAGACTGAGGGACCCCCAGGAGCCCAGCAGGGCATGTACG CCCCCCAGTCATTCTCTCATCACTCAGGCTCCATGCATCCTCCGCAGCCCTCCACCACTCCCACCGGCAGCCAGCCGCCCCCTCAACACCCTGCTCCCAGCCCAGGACAG tctgGTCAATCAGGTCCACAGCCACAGACTTTGTATCATTCAGCCCCCCTGTCTGCTCCCACTCCCCCTAACCTGCCTCCAGGCCACAGCTCTCCCCAGGCCTCATACCCTCTCCCGGGCTACAGCCTGACAGGACACCAGCCCCTACCCCACCCCTACTCGTCCATTGGCCAGCTCACACAG GCTCATGTCCAAGGAGCACTCTCGGGTCCTCATCACTCTGGGGGTCATGGGCATCCTCCGATGATGCTGCTTCATGCTGCTCCTCCTCCCCCGCAGCAGGGTCCCGGTTCCGGGCCTGGCCCCCAGCACCCCACACATGCACCCCCACCACCCCAACAAGGAACTCATCAGCACTACACCTACATCGGGCACCCTCCAG ctgtgCAGGTGCAGCCCCACCCTCCCCAACAGCTGCCCTTCCACCCTCCTGGAAACTGA
- the atxn2l gene encoding ataxin-2-like protein isoform X1, which translates to MSFRRQNQQSGPSGRKTSNGPSGSAGMSPTVPGSNTTRQTPGRNRNSVKPPSQSPPVFEGVYNNSRMLHFLTAVVGSRCDVRVKNGSVYEGIFKTLSSRCELAVDAVHKLRTEDGDGCGGGTSVHPRREEITDTMIFSPSDLITMTCRDVDLNYATRDTFTDSAISSSRVNGDHREKVLQRWDGGDSNGENYDLDTDASNGWDASEMFRFNEETYGVKSTYDSSLSMYTVPLERGSSEGFRQREARAARLASEIEASAQYRHRVALENDEGRTEEDKYSAVVRDGGERERGRDSPGFSSSGSREGKYIPLPQRAREREIGASRSDRERGGPSSSLPNRTNRPAPSSSSPRPPLPSGSGQPTPPSDRNSPLSIRGGYSPHQAQCSPPAQPRPLEVGHANPAPHMLPHSLSHPQSLSESARPVNGVSSRTSPKSQRPAQPRTLRTSNSHSSPTVSHSPKPDAPNQDSPLTASTYLDSPKSSTATPIFPVDVNEILSKERTESPASPQEGKGSKAASLQQRSQIEELRKFGKEFRLHSSSSPSNPSTSATPGDPAQPSPTQSTQTDSTPSAEPKTVSPATPTQEHPSDEAGKETSAECPTAATPPSATPTVTPSATPGGVSQSSGTDGQTVVPPQPARTPGREDGRPEAADRVEGVADQVKKSTLNPNAKEFNPAKAPLTMVKPSAAPTTTRPTPPSPSVVLQPPAGQGTIYSPQYLSYISAVPLQGHSVQAPQMYQYAVSTVSQGKYPRAKGSVVAPRPDHNSSAPPMLQAAASAAGPPLVASPYAQSYLQYGQVIPAMPHYAGQPVYSMLQGGARMLSSGGHPQTLGPPGPQYPGQTEGPPGAQQGMYAPQSFSHHSGSMHPPQPSTTPTGSQPPPQHPAPSPGQSGQSGPQPQTLYHSAPLSAPTPPNLPPGHSSPQASYPLPGYSLTGHQPLPHPYSSIGQLTQAHVQGALSGPHHSGGHGHPPMMLLHAAPPPPQQGPGSGPGPQHPTHAPPPPQQGTHQHYTYIGHPPAVQVQPHPPQQLPFHPPGN; encoded by the exons ATGTCTTTCCGCCGCCAGAAT CAACAGTCTGGACCAAGTGGCCGCAAAACGTCTAACGGACCTTCGGGATCGGCCGGCATGTCACCGACAGTTCCTGGGAGTAACACTACCAGACAAACCCCTGGAAG gaaCAGAAACTCTGTAAAGCCTCCCTCACAGTCTCCTCCT gtgTTTGAGGGAGTCTACAATAACTCCCGGATGCTCCATTTCCTCACAGCTGTAGTG GGCTCTAGGTGTGATGTGCGGGTGAAGAATGGCAGTGTTTATGAGGGAATCTTTAAGACACTAAGTTCAAGA TGTGAGCTGGCGGTGGACGCCGTGCATAAACTGAGGACTGAGGACGGGGATGGCTGTGGAGGTGGTACGTCTGTACACCCCAGGAGAGAGGAGATCACAGACACAATGATCTTTAGCCCAAGTGACTTGATCACCATGACCTGCAGAGATGTTGACCTCAACTATGctacacgag ACACCTTTACAGACTCGGCAATCAGCTCATCCAGAGTAAACGGTGATCACAGAGAGAAGGTGCTGCAGAGGTGGGATGGTGGAGACAGCAATGGAGAGAACTACGATCTAGATACAGACGCA TCTAATGGTTGGGATGCCAGTGAGATGTTCCGCTTCAATGAAGAAACATATGGGGTGAAGTCCACCTATGACTCAAGCCTCTCAATGTACAC gGTTCCCCTAGAGCGTGGTAGCTCTGAGGGTTTCCGGCAGCGAGAGGCGCGAGCAGCTAGACTGGCCAGTGAGATTGAGGCCAGCGCACAGTACCGCCACAGAGTGGCACTGGAAAACGATGAAGGGAGGACTGAAGAGGATAAGTACAGCGCTGTGGTGCGGGATGGAGGCGAGCGAGAGAGGGGTAGAGATAGTCCGGGCTTCTCCAGCTCTGGGAGCCG GGAGGGCAAATACATTCCCTTACCCCAAAGAGCAAGAGAACGAGAAATTGGTGCATCCAGAAGTgatagagaaagaggaggaccctcttcctctcttcctaaTCGAACAAACAGACCTGCCCCCTCAAGTTCGTCCCCCAGACCACCTCTCCCCTCTGGCAGTGGTCAACCCACACCGCCTTCTGATAGGAACAGTCCATTGTCAATTAGAGGTGGATATTCCCCGCACCAAGCACAGTGCAGCCCACCTGCTCAGCCTCGGCCCTTAGAAGTGGGCCATGCCAATCCTGCCCCACACATGCTTCCTCATTCTCTTTCACaccctcagtctctctctgagTCTGCACGACCTGTTAATGGAG TGTCCTCTAGAACATCTCCCAAATCTCAAAGGCCTGCACAACCCAGAACCTTGCGCACGTCCAACTCTCATTCTTCACCTACAG TCTCACATTCCCCCAAACCTGATGCACCCAACCAGGATTCCCCTCTGACTGCCTCTACCTACCTGGACAGCCCAAAGTCCTCTACCGCCACCCCAATCTTCCCTGTAGATG TGAATGAGATCTTATCCAAGGAGAGGACAGAGAGCCCTGCCAGTCCTCAGGAAGGCAAGGGCAGTaaag CTGCCTCACTTCAGCAAAGGTCACAGATAGAGGAACTTCGCAAGTTTGGGAAAGAGTTCAGA CTTCACTCTAGCTCCTCGCCATCCAACCCTAGCACTTCAGCCACACCTGGTGATCCTGCTCAGCCAAGCCCTACCcaaagcacacagacagactcaaCCCCCTCCGCAGAGCCTAAAACGGTATCGCCTGCAACACCAACACAGGAGCATCCGTCAGATGAAGCAGGCAAAGAAACAAGTGCTGAATGTCCAACTGCAGCCACCCCTCCATCTGCCACACCCACAGTCACACCCTCTGCCACACCTGGTGGTGTTTCCCAGTCCTCTGGTACAGACGGACAAACAGTGGTTCCACCCCAGCCTGCGAGGACACCAGGCAGGGAGGACGGCAGACCGGAGGCCGCGGACAGAGTGGAGGGTGTAGCTGa TCAAGTGAAGAAGTCTACACTAAATCCCAATGCCAAAGAGTTCAATCCTGCCAAGGCACCTCTCACTATG GTGAAGCCTTCTGCGGCCCCCACAACCACACGGCCCACGCCTCCAAGCCCCTCAGTGGTGCTCCAGCCTCCTGCAGGACAAGGAACCATCTACAGCCCTCAGTACCTGAGCTATATCTCAGCAGTACCCTTACAGGGCCACTctgtgcag GCACCTCAAATGTACCAGTATGCCGTGTCTACAGTGAGCCAGGGGAAGTACCCCAGAGCTAAAG GATCAGTGGTTGCCCCTCGTCCAGACCACAACTCCTCTGCGCCTCCTATGCTCCAGGcagcagcatcagcagcagGTCCTCCACTTGTAGCTTCTCCTTATGCTCAGTCTTACCTGCAGTATGGCCAGGTCATCCCTGCCATGCCACACTATGCTGGACAG CCGGTATATTCCATGCTACAAGGTGGAGCCCGTATGTTGAGTTCAGGGGGACACCCTCAGACTCTTGGACCTCCTGGTCCTCAGTACCCCGGCCAGACTGAGGGACCCCCAGGAGCCCAGCAGGGCATGTACG CCCCCCAGTCATTCTCTCATCACTCAGGCTCCATGCATCCTCCGCAGCCCTCCACCACTCCCACCGGCAGCCAGCCGCCCCCTCAACACCCTGCTCCCAGCCCAGGACAG tctgGTCAATCAGGTCCACAGCCACAGACTTTGTATCATTCAGCCCCCCTGTCTGCTCCCACTCCCCCTAACCTGCCTCCAGGCCACAGCTCTCCCCAGGCCTCATACCCTCTCCCGGGCTACAGCCTGACAGGACACCAGCCCCTACCCCACCCCTACTCGTCCATTGGCCAGCTCACACAG GCTCATGTCCAAGGAGCACTCTCGGGTCCTCATCACTCTGGGGGTCATGGGCATCCTCCGATGATGCTGCTTCATGCTGCTCCTCCTCCCCCGCAGCAGGGTCCCGGTTCCGGGCCTGGCCCCCAGCACCCCACACATGCACCCCCACCACCCCAACAAGGAACTCATCAGCACTACACCTACATCGGGCACCCTCCAG ctgtgCAGGTGCAGCCCCACCCTCCCCAACAGCTGCCCTTCCACCCTCCTGGAAACTGA
- the atxn2l gene encoding ataxin-2-like protein isoform X4 encodes MNRNSVKPPSQSPPVFEGVYNNSRMLHFLTAVVGSRCDVRVKNGSVYEGIFKTLSSRCELAVDAVHKLRTEDGDGCGGGTSVHPRREEITDTMIFSPSDLITMTCRDVDLNYATRDTFTDSAISSSRVNGDHREKVLQRWDGGDSNGENYDLDTDASNGWDASEMFRFNEETYGVKSTYDSSLSMYTVPLERGSSEGFRQREARAARLASEIEASAQYRHRVALENDEGRTEEDKYSAVVRDGGERERGRDSPGFSSSGSREGKYIPLPQRAREREIGASRSDRERGGPSSSLPNRTNRPAPSSSSPRPPLPSGSGQPTPPSDRNSPLSIRGGYSPHQAQCSPPAQPRPLEVGHANPAPHMLPHSLSHPQSLSESARPVNGVSSRTSPKSQRPAQPRTLRTSNSHSSPTVSHSPKPDAPNQDSPLTASTYLDSPKSSTATPIFPVDVNEILSKERTESPASPQEGKGSKAASLQQRSQIEELRKFGKEFRLHSSSSPSNPSTSATPGDPAQPSPTQSTQTDSTPSAEPKTVSPATPTQEHPSDEAGKETSAECPTAATPPSATPTVTPSATPGGVSQSSGTDGQTVVPPQPARTPGREDGRPEAADRVEGVADQVKKSTLNPNAKEFNPAKAPLTMVKPSAAPTTTRPTPPSPSVVLQPPAGQGTIYSPQYLSYISAVPLQGHSVQAPQMYQYAVSTVSQGKYPRAKGSVVAPRPDHNSSAPPMLQAAASAAGPPLVASPYAQSYLQYGQVIPAMPHYAGQPVYSMLQGGARMLSSGGHPQTLGPPGPQYPGQTEGPPGAQQGMYAPQSFSHHSGSMHPPQPSTTPTGSQPPPQHPAPSPGQSGQSGPQPQTLYHSAPLSAPTPPNLPPGHSSPQASYPLPGYSLTGHQPLPHPYSSIGQLTQAHVQGALSGPHHSGGHGHPPMMLLHAAPPPPQQGPGSGPGPQHPTHAPPPPQQGTHQHYTYIGHPPAVQVQPHPPQQLPFHPPGN; translated from the exons AT gaaCAGAAACTCTGTAAAGCCTCCCTCACAGTCTCCTCCT gtgTTTGAGGGAGTCTACAATAACTCCCGGATGCTCCATTTCCTCACAGCTGTAGTG GGCTCTAGGTGTGATGTGCGGGTGAAGAATGGCAGTGTTTATGAGGGAATCTTTAAGACACTAAGTTCAAGA TGTGAGCTGGCGGTGGACGCCGTGCATAAACTGAGGACTGAGGACGGGGATGGCTGTGGAGGTGGTACGTCTGTACACCCCAGGAGAGAGGAGATCACAGACACAATGATCTTTAGCCCAAGTGACTTGATCACCATGACCTGCAGAGATGTTGACCTCAACTATGctacacgag ACACCTTTACAGACTCGGCAATCAGCTCATCCAGAGTAAACGGTGATCACAGAGAGAAGGTGCTGCAGAGGTGGGATGGTGGAGACAGCAATGGAGAGAACTACGATCTAGATACAGACGCA TCTAATGGTTGGGATGCCAGTGAGATGTTCCGCTTCAATGAAGAAACATATGGGGTGAAGTCCACCTATGACTCAAGCCTCTCAATGTACAC gGTTCCCCTAGAGCGTGGTAGCTCTGAGGGTTTCCGGCAGCGAGAGGCGCGAGCAGCTAGACTGGCCAGTGAGATTGAGGCCAGCGCACAGTACCGCCACAGAGTGGCACTGGAAAACGATGAAGGGAGGACTGAAGAGGATAAGTACAGCGCTGTGGTGCGGGATGGAGGCGAGCGAGAGAGGGGTAGAGATAGTCCGGGCTTCTCCAGCTCTGGGAGCCG GGAGGGCAAATACATTCCCTTACCCCAAAGAGCAAGAGAACGAGAAATTGGTGCATCCAGAAGTgatagagaaagaggaggaccctcttcctctcttcctaaTCGAACAAACAGACCTGCCCCCTCAAGTTCGTCCCCCAGACCACCTCTCCCCTCTGGCAGTGGTCAACCCACACCGCCTTCTGATAGGAACAGTCCATTGTCAATTAGAGGTGGATATTCCCCGCACCAAGCACAGTGCAGCCCACCTGCTCAGCCTCGGCCCTTAGAAGTGGGCCATGCCAATCCTGCCCCACACATGCTTCCTCATTCTCTTTCACaccctcagtctctctctgagTCTGCACGACCTGTTAATGGAG TGTCCTCTAGAACATCTCCCAAATCTCAAAGGCCTGCACAACCCAGAACCTTGCGCACGTCCAACTCTCATTCTTCACCTACAG TCTCACATTCCCCCAAACCTGATGCACCCAACCAGGATTCCCCTCTGACTGCCTCTACCTACCTGGACAGCCCAAAGTCCTCTACCGCCACCCCAATCTTCCCTGTAGATG TGAATGAGATCTTATCCAAGGAGAGGACAGAGAGCCCTGCCAGTCCTCAGGAAGGCAAGGGCAGTaaag CTGCCTCACTTCAGCAAAGGTCACAGATAGAGGAACTTCGCAAGTTTGGGAAAGAGTTCAGA CTTCACTCTAGCTCCTCGCCATCCAACCCTAGCACTTCAGCCACACCTGGTGATCCTGCTCAGCCAAGCCCTACCcaaagcacacagacagactcaaCCCCCTCCGCAGAGCCTAAAACGGTATCGCCTGCAACACCAACACAGGAGCATCCGTCAGATGAAGCAGGCAAAGAAACAAGTGCTGAATGTCCAACTGCAGCCACCCCTCCATCTGCCACACCCACAGTCACACCCTCTGCCACACCTGGTGGTGTTTCCCAGTCCTCTGGTACAGACGGACAAACAGTGGTTCCACCCCAGCCTGCGAGGACACCAGGCAGGGAGGACGGCAGACCGGAGGCCGCGGACAGAGTGGAGGGTGTAGCTGa TCAAGTGAAGAAGTCTACACTAAATCCCAATGCCAAAGAGTTCAATCCTGCCAAGGCACCTCTCACTATG GTGAAGCCTTCTGCGGCCCCCACAACCACACGGCCCACGCCTCCAAGCCCCTCAGTGGTGCTCCAGCCTCCTGCAGGACAAGGAACCATCTACAGCCCTCAGTACCTGAGCTATATCTCAGCAGTACCCTTACAGGGCCACTctgtgcag GCACCTCAAATGTACCAGTATGCCGTGTCTACAGTGAGCCAGGGGAAGTACCCCAGAGCTAAAG GATCAGTGGTTGCCCCTCGTCCAGACCACAACTCCTCTGCGCCTCCTATGCTCCAGGcagcagcatcagcagcagGTCCTCCACTTGTAGCTTCTCCTTATGCTCAGTCTTACCTGCAGTATGGCCAGGTCATCCCTGCCATGCCACACTATGCTGGACAG CCGGTATATTCCATGCTACAAGGTGGAGCCCGTATGTTGAGTTCAGGGGGACACCCTCAGACTCTTGGACCTCCTGGTCCTCAGTACCCCGGCCAGACTGAGGGACCCCCAGGAGCCCAGCAGGGCATGTACG CCCCCCAGTCATTCTCTCATCACTCAGGCTCCATGCATCCTCCGCAGCCCTCCACCACTCCCACCGGCAGCCAGCCGCCCCCTCAACACCCTGCTCCCAGCCCAGGACAG tctgGTCAATCAGGTCCACAGCCACAGACTTTGTATCATTCAGCCCCCCTGTCTGCTCCCACTCCCCCTAACCTGCCTCCAGGCCACAGCTCTCCCCAGGCCTCATACCCTCTCCCGGGCTACAGCCTGACAGGACACCAGCCCCTACCCCACCCCTACTCGTCCATTGGCCAGCTCACACAG GCTCATGTCCAAGGAGCACTCTCGGGTCCTCATCACTCTGGGGGTCATGGGCATCCTCCGATGATGCTGCTTCATGCTGCTCCTCCTCCCCCGCAGCAGGGTCCCGGTTCCGGGCCTGGCCCCCAGCACCCCACACATGCACCCCCACCACCCCAACAAGGAACTCATCAGCACTACACCTACATCGGGCACCCTCCAG ctgtgCAGGTGCAGCCCCACCCTCCCCAACAGCTGCCCTTCCACCCTCCTGGAAACTGA